A genomic region of Chryseobacterium sp. KACC 21268 contains the following coding sequences:
- a CDS encoding M15 family metallopeptidase — protein sequence MDKITQDRIEKLHPSVVSEVKQIIDECNTNLKGQAQVRITQGFRTFDEQTKLYSQGRTRPGKKVTNAKPGQSIHNYGLAVDICLIINGKSASWDTTKDWDNDQVADWYECVKVFAKHGWNWGGNWKNFKDLPHFEKRTVKIAGKSVACNWRILSKLPKDKKGYVIF from the coding sequence ATGGACAAAATCACACAAGACCGAATCGAAAAATTACATCCCTCCGTTGTTTCCGAAGTAAAGCAGATCATCGATGAATGCAATACAAATTTAAAAGGACAAGCCCAGGTAAGAATTACACAAGGATTTAGAACCTTCGACGAGCAGACAAAACTCTATTCGCAGGGGCGAACCAGACCCGGAAAAAAGGTGACCAATGCAAAACCCGGACAAAGCATTCACAACTACGGCCTCGCAGTAGATATTTGCCTTATCATCAATGGAAAATCAGCAAGCTGGGACACCACCAAAGATTGGGACAACGATCAGGTTGCTGACTGGTATGAGTGTGTGAAAGTCTTCGCAAAACACGGCTGGAACTGGGGCGGAAACTGGAAAAACTTCAAAGACCTACCCCACTTTGAAAAAAGAACTGTAAAAATAGCCGGTAAATCCGTCGCCTGCAATTGGAGAATTTTATCAAAACTCCCAAAAGACAAGAAGGGATATGTCATTTTCTAG
- a CDS encoding WYL domain-containing protein has protein sequence MKKDFYLTRYALIIKRLERSPATYPELEDYLLNSFEFQDAKIVSYSMRTLQRDIKDIANLFNFDIHNKKKGDNRYYIESRPVMEVDEYNQRLLESFQIMNAVNSQPDFAEFVYLESHNPRGIQNFYDLLFAIRNKRIIEFRHFKYKDQSVTSRKVQPLALKESKDRWYLIAVDYKDEKLKAFGLDRINDLTVSKMSFKLQQKFNLKEHFKNAFGIMNMEEEPEKIIIRATKEQAEYIKSSPLHHSQQIVRETGTFLEFSYHLFPTYDFIQEILSFGNQVKVLEPKTLADKIKETLKKSIQLYDDFPNNP, from the coding sequence ATGAAAAAAGACTTTTACCTTACCAGATACGCCCTTATCATCAAAAGACTGGAACGGTCTCCTGCGACCTATCCTGAATTGGAAGATTACCTTCTCAACTCGTTTGAGTTTCAGGATGCTAAAATTGTGAGCTACTCTATGCGGACGCTGCAAAGAGATATTAAGGATATTGCAAATCTTTTCAATTTTGATATTCATAATAAGAAAAAAGGTGACAACAGATATTACATTGAGAGTCGTCCTGTGATGGAAGTGGATGAATATAATCAACGTCTTTTGGAGTCCTTTCAGATTATGAATGCCGTAAATTCGCAGCCGGATTTTGCGGAATTTGTGTATCTAGAGAGTCACAATCCCCGCGGTATCCAGAATTTTTATGATCTGCTGTTTGCGATCCGCAACAAGCGCATTATAGAATTCCGGCATTTCAAATACAAAGACCAAAGTGTGACGTCCAGAAAAGTACAGCCACTGGCACTGAAAGAGTCTAAAGATCGCTGGTACCTGATAGCAGTAGATTATAAAGACGAAAAACTGAAGGCGTTTGGACTGGACAGAATCAATGATCTGACGGTGAGTAAAATGAGCTTTAAGCTGCAGCAGAAGTTTAATCTGAAGGAGCATTTCAAAAATGCATTCGGAATTATGAATATGGAGGAGGAGCCTGAAAAGATTATCATCAGAGCGACCAAGGAGCAGGCGGAATATATTAAAAGTTCTCCGCTGCATCATTCTCAGCAGATTGTACGTGAGACCGGTACTTTTCTGGAGTTTAGCTATCATCTTTTCCCGACTTATGATTTCATTCAGGAAATACTGTCTTTTGGAAATCAGGTAAAAGTGCTTGAGCCAAAGACGCTTGCCGACAAAATCAAAGAGACATTGAAGAAATCGATCCAGCTGTATGATGATTTTCCCAATAATCCGTAA